In one Neobacillus sp. WH10 genomic region, the following are encoded:
- a CDS encoding aromatic acid exporter family protein: protein MFSLKIGYRTVKTAIGAAAAISIAQFFGLNYFASAGIITILCVQNSKKRSLQAAYDRFIACMLAICFSFIFFETIAYHPVVIGLLLLVFIPLSVRIKVSEGIVTSSVIILHLYTDKNITLGNVFNEIALIAIGIGVALLVNLYMPSLDVKLKQYQVEIEENFRSIFKEMVSYLRTNESRWVGEEIIETERLLEEAKSLAFRDVQNHFLRTQDYYYHYFKTREKQFEIIERILPMVTSIDLLVTQRYMVADFLEELGEAIHPGNTAQHYLHRLGELHNQFKEEPLPTSRDEFEARAQLFQLLKEIEQYLLIKKSLKVD, encoded by the coding sequence ATGTTCTCATTAAAAATCGGTTATCGAACCGTCAAGACTGCTATTGGAGCCGCTGCAGCGATTAGTATTGCTCAATTTTTCGGCTTGAATTACTTTGCTTCCGCAGGAATCATAACAATTCTTTGTGTGCAGAATTCCAAAAAAAGATCGCTGCAGGCTGCCTATGACAGATTTATTGCCTGCATGCTGGCCATTTGCTTTTCGTTTATCTTCTTTGAAACGATTGCCTACCATCCGGTTGTGATTGGATTGCTGCTTTTGGTCTTTATTCCGCTTTCCGTCCGCATTAAAGTAAGTGAAGGGATCGTAACTAGTTCGGTTATTATTCTTCATCTTTACACAGACAAAAACATAACGCTAGGAAATGTATTCAACGAGATCGCTCTTATTGCGATTGGAATTGGAGTTGCTCTTCTTGTCAATTTATACATGCCGAGCCTTGACGTTAAATTGAAACAATATCAAGTGGAGATTGAAGAAAATTTCCGATCAATTTTTAAAGAAATGGTCTCCTACCTTCGGACCAACGAAAGCCGTTGGGTTGGAGAAGAGATTATTGAAACGGAACGCTTGCTGGAAGAAGCCAAAAGCTTAGCGTTTCGGGATGTCCAAAACCATTTTTTACGAACACAAGATTATTATTACCATTATTTCAAAACGCGTGAAAAACAATTTGAGATTATTGAACGGATCCTGCCGATGGTGACATCCATTGACCTGCTTGTCACACAACGATATATGGTAGCAGATTTTCTAGAAGAATTAGGTGAAGCCATTCACCCAGGAAACACGGCACAACATTATTTACATCGCTTGGGTGAATTGCATAATCAATTTAAGGAAGAACCTCTCCCGACATCAAGGGATGAATTCGAGGCGAGAGCACAGTTATTTCAACTCCTGAAAGAGATTGAACAATATTTACTGATAAAGAAATCATTAAAAGTGGATTAA
- a CDS encoding TetR/AcrR family transcriptional regulator, whose amino-acid sequence MAPLNEEQLIQIRDERREQILAAALSVFSRRGVAGTKMSMIVKEAGISHGLVYHYFKSKEELFVTLVKGAIEGAQEAMSYVTSLPGTAYDKIRKLVEEMMDEEGAPYFQLIYQARTSDGVPEEARILINQYTLDDYVSSLRPLFEEGQRDGTIAPGDPGELIAGFLTVLTGVMMVGSVDERQFRIPDIEMLMRMISK is encoded by the coding sequence GTGGCACCATTAAATGAAGAGCAGCTGATCCAGATCCGCGATGAGCGTAGGGAACAGATTTTGGCCGCAGCCTTAAGCGTATTTTCCAGACGCGGCGTTGCCGGAACCAAAATGAGTATGATCGTGAAGGAAGCAGGCATTAGCCATGGCCTAGTGTACCATTATTTCAAATCCAAGGAAGAGCTTTTCGTTACGCTTGTCAAAGGCGCTATAGAGGGTGCGCAGGAAGCCATGTCGTACGTTACATCCCTTCCGGGAACCGCTTATGATAAAATCAGAAAATTGGTTGAAGAAATGATGGATGAGGAAGGAGCCCCGTATTTTCAGCTGATTTATCAGGCAAGAACGTCCGATGGCGTGCCTGAAGAAGCGAGAATATTGATCAACCAATACACGTTGGACGATTATGTTAGCAGCCTTCGGCCTTTGTTCGAAGAGGGACAAAGGGATGGGACGATTGCACCGGGGGATCCGGGAGAATTGATTGCCGGCTTCCTGACGGTACTAACCGGAGTGATGATGGTGGGATCGGTGGATGAACGGCAGTTTCGCATCCCGGATATCGAAATGCTGATGAGGATGATCAGCAAATAA
- a CDS encoding MerR family transcriptional regulator — protein MVILVSGKKKWKTGELAKLTGLTIRTLRYYDQIELFSPSDYSEAGYRLYNATDLSRLQQILSLKDLGLTLEEIKSILADDTYNPIEVVSLQIERLRENIRVQQKLLKDLQNVSEILQTKDTLTVEDFTNSIGMMKKSHENYFYGRQKNMESQFDRLGEFLSNHPSHQKRRK, from the coding sequence ATGGTTATTTTAGTTTCAGGTAAGAAGAAATGGAAGACAGGAGAACTTGCAAAGTTAACAGGTTTAACGATTCGGACCTTGCGCTATTATGACCAAATTGAACTGTTCTCACCATCAGACTATTCAGAAGCAGGATATCGCCTATATAACGCCACAGATCTTTCGCGGTTACAGCAAATTCTTAGTTTAAAGGATTTAGGGTTAACGCTCGAGGAAATTAAATCGATCCTGGCTGACGATACGTATAATCCTATTGAAGTGGTGTCTCTTCAAATAGAACGTTTAAGAGAGAATATTAGAGTTCAACAGAAGCTGTTAAAAGATTTGCAAAATGTATCTGAAATTTTGCAAACGAAAGATACATTGACGGTTGAAGATTTTACAAATTCAATTGGAATGATGAAAAAAAGTCATGAAAATTATTTTTACGGGCGCCAAAAGAATATGGAGAGCCAATTTGATCGACTTGGCGAATTCCTTTCTAATCATCCGTCCCACCAAAAAAGGAGGAAGTGA
- a CDS encoding FAD dependent oxidoreductase, producing MENNLRMGKAIVIGGSMAGLMTSRVLADVYGEVLVIDKDKYPEHPADRAGVPHGFHPHRFTNRGKMITENLFPGYEEELAALGSPSSLNKTAHIMNPYGIVSGPYMRNDYKFSRAVLEWVIRGRVSASPNVRFLQGHDVLELIAAPDCSAITGVRVRERKVAGEESVRMADLIVDASGRTSQLPEWLERLGYEVPKPDLMKAANGYSTRRYTLPPAMRHLAEEWDVVNIMGQPENNTFSFIENQVAELLLCRPGGLFPPTDAEAFEQTVAGLPSSLIAEIVKDLEPVGNPRGFRVAELYRRHYEQVHHWPAGLLVLGDAYCIYDPIFGQGMTVAAIEAEILQSSLREQLSDPKPEFEKRVLKRMQREAITPAWWLNCAADLQWEGVEYEAGSEPLEGVDFCRKVMDMLLKEGTVNRNFQLYGMYWGVNTLSVPLGELFNPQMIRAVLEASDEGKEILAELLEQHHRPLEEILETIIPR from the coding sequence ATGGAAAACAATCTTCGAATGGGAAAAGCAATCGTTATCGGAGGCAGTATGGCAGGTTTGATGACTTCTCGCGTATTGGCGGATGTTTATGGAGAAGTGCTTGTTATTGATAAAGATAAATATCCGGAACATCCGGCTGACCGGGCTGGTGTACCTCACGGTTTCCATCCGCATCGATTCACAAATCGCGGCAAAATGATTACGGAAAATCTGTTTCCCGGCTACGAAGAGGAGTTGGCCGCGCTTGGCTCGCCTTCCTCGCTCAATAAGACAGCGCATATTATGAATCCGTATGGGATCGTCAGCGGACCTTATATGCGCAATGATTATAAATTCAGCCGCGCTGTGCTTGAATGGGTCATCCGCGGACGCGTGAGCGCGAGTCCGAATGTGAGGTTTCTTCAAGGGCATGACGTACTTGAACTCATTGCAGCTCCAGACTGTTCAGCCATTACCGGAGTACGGGTCCGGGAGCGGAAAGTTGCCGGAGAAGAAAGTGTCCGGATGGCCGACCTAATTGTCGATGCCAGCGGCCGAACCTCCCAGCTGCCAGAGTGGCTGGAGAGGCTGGGGTACGAAGTGCCGAAGCCCGATCTGATGAAGGCGGCCAACGGCTACAGCACTCGCCGCTATACATTGCCGCCTGCAATGCGACATCTGGCCGAAGAGTGGGATGTCGTCAACATTATGGGCCAGCCGGAGAACAACACCTTCTCCTTCATTGAGAATCAAGTCGCCGAACTGCTGCTGTGCCGTCCCGGAGGGCTATTTCCTCCTACAGATGCGGAGGCGTTCGAACAAACGGTGGCCGGGCTGCCGTCTTCCCTGATCGCGGAAATCGTCAAGGATTTGGAACCTGTCGGCAACCCGCGGGGCTTTCGTGTAGCGGAATTATACCGCCGCCATTATGAACAGGTTCACCATTGGCCTGCTGGCCTGCTCGTCCTTGGTGATGCTTACTGCATCTATGATCCGATTTTCGGTCAAGGGATGACCGTTGCAGCAATCGAAGCGGAAATACTGCAATCCTCTTTGCGGGAGCAGCTTAGCGATCCGAAGCCGGAGTTTGAAAAGCGGGTACTTAAACGGATGCAGCGTGAAGCCATTACGCCTGCCTGGTGGCTAAACTGTGCGGCGGATTTACAGTGGGAGGGCGTTGAATATGAAGCCGGGTCAGAACCGCTTGAAGGGGTAGATTTTTGCAGGAAGGTGATGGATATGCTGCTTAAAGAGGGCACGGTGAATCGCAACTTCCAGCTTTACGGCATGTATTGGGGAGTAAACACATTGTCTGTTCCGCTTGGTGAGCTGTTCAATCCACAAATGATCAGAGCGGTGCTGGAAGCATCGGACGAAGGAAAGGAAATCCTCGCCGAGCTGCTGGAGCAGCATCATCGGCCGCTTGAAGAAATACTGGAAACGATAATTCCACGATAA
- a CDS encoding dihydrofolate reductase family protein, with the protein MAELIYHVAVSLDNFIADQGMIDGNINNSSFLFDGDHVPDFLSDIQQYDAVLMGGKTYEFGFQFGAKPGEPGYKGIKHYIFSNSMQFESNEEVELIKGDAIGFIINLKQQGNGKIWLCGGGELAGSLIKHKLIDQLVLKVNPIIVGEGISLFGSVKPRLNLKLVDMKQYSSGVVKPTYNIIYT; encoded by the coding sequence ATGGCTGAATTGATTTATCATGTTGCAGTTTCACTAGATAACTTTATTGCGGATCAAGGTATGATAGATGGAAATATTAATAATTCTAGCTTTTTATTTGATGGGGATCATGTCCCAGACTTTTTATCAGATATTCAACAATACGATGCCGTATTGATGGGTGGAAAAACATATGAGTTTGGATTTCAATTCGGTGCTAAACCAGGTGAACCTGGCTATAAGGGCATAAAACATTACATATTTTCAAACTCCATGCAGTTTGAGTCAAACGAAGAGGTCGAACTTATCAAAGGTGATGCTATAGGATTTATTATTAATCTCAAACAGCAAGGGAACGGTAAAATTTGGCTATGTGGAGGCGGAGAATTAGCTGGGTCGTTAATTAAACATAAACTCATTGATCAATTAGTGCTGAAGGTTAATCCAATTATAGTCGGTGAAGGTATTTCTCTGTTCGGAAGCGTAAAGCCACGTCTTAACTTAAAGTTAGTTGACATGAAACAGTACTCTAGTGGAGTTGTCAAACCGACTTACAATATTATTTATACTTAG
- a CDS encoding SRPBCC family protein, with amino-acid sequence MKKHFATHDTFVIEKVYNFTPEVVFAAWAKPELKAKWFTEAEEFEFRVGGQEKNHGGPPGGPVYTFKAHYQEIIPDHRIVYSYTMDLDETRISVSVATVEFKQIDEGTHLIFTEQGAFLDGHDTAAVREHGTSILLDQLGEQLKNNQELTVSSGVSKIINSPEPISDREIVNKRIFNVPREIMFKAFSDPNHLEKWWGPEGFTNTFHEFDMRPNGIWRFIMHGPNGVDYENKSIFSEIIEPEKIVIHHLGPIHEFLLTITFAEKEGKTELIWQMLHKSVKECERVRSFCYEANEQNFNRLEAELTKMVN; translated from the coding sequence ATGAAAAAACACTTTGCAACACACGATACCTTTGTTATTGAAAAGGTGTATAATTTCACACCTGAAGTGGTATTCGCTGCATGGGCGAAACCAGAGCTTAAAGCAAAATGGTTCACTGAGGCGGAAGAGTTTGAATTTCGAGTCGGTGGACAAGAGAAAAATCATGGTGGCCCTCCAGGAGGCCCTGTTTACACATTTAAGGCTCACTATCAGGAGATCATTCCTGACCATCGCATTGTCTATTCCTACACCATGGATCTCGATGAAACGCGGATTTCCGTTTCTGTAGCAACGGTCGAGTTTAAACAAATTGATGAAGGAACTCACCTGATTTTTACCGAGCAAGGCGCATTCCTAGACGGCCATGATACAGCTGCAGTTCGTGAGCACGGGACAAGTATTTTGCTGGATCAGCTTGGTGAACAGTTGAAAAATAACCAAGAGTTAACAGTATCCTCTGGGGTATCGAAGATTATTAACTCTCCTGAGCCAATCTCTGATCGTGAGATTGTCAACAAACGTATCTTCAATGTGCCACGTGAAATCATGTTCAAAGCATTCAGTGACCCGAATCATTTGGAAAAATGGTGGGGACCCGAGGGCTTTACTAATACGTTTCATGAGTTCGATATGCGACCAAACGGTATTTGGCGTTTCATTATGCATGGACCGAATGGTGTAGATTATGAGAATAAATCCATCTTTTCCGAAATAATTGAACCTGAAAAGATTGTTATCCACCATCTGGGGCCAATACATGAATTTTTATTAACCATTACATTTGCTGAGAAAGAAGGCAAAACCGAACTTATATGGCAAATGCTCCACAAATCAGTTAAAGAATGCGAAAGAGTGAGAAGTTTCTGTTACGAAGCCAATGAACAGAACTTTAATCGACTTGAGGCGGAACTGACTAAAATGGTTAACTGA